One Thermoanaerobacter pseudethanolicus ATCC 33223 genomic window, GTCAAGAACTTATGGAGCTTCAGAAGAAGAGGGGAAAACAGAATATGAAGGAATTTCTATAAATGTAAGTTTTAGGGAAGTTACGGTTGATGGAGAAAAAATTGACCTTACGCCAAAAGAATTTGACCTTTTAAAACTCTTAATAGATAATAAAGGAAAAGTTGTATCCCGCGAAAAGTGCCTTAATGAAGTATGGGGATATGATTTTTATGGAGATTTAAGAACAGTTGATACCCATATAAAACAGTTAAGAGAAAAATTAGGAGAAAAGCGCAAACTCATAAAAACAGTGTGGGGAATAGGTTACAAATTGGATGGTGAATAAATTTGAAAGGAATAAGAAAAAAGCTTTTTATCTCTTACCTTATCATAGGCCTTATAATTTTATCTATGTTTTGGCTTACTCAAGTAGTTTTTATTAATAAGATATACTCTTATTACAAAATAAATCAACTTAAAAATTACAGTGAAAAAATTGTAGAAGCAATAAATAACAACGATGAAATGCTTATAAGTGAACTTATTGACAAATCTAATGCCCAAGTCGTCGCAATGACACAAAACAACATAATAATTGCAGGAAATAACAGAGGATACGGTCGAGGTTTGGGAATCCCTGAAGTACTTCTTCACCCTATAAACACTGTAAAAGTTGTAAAATATGAGCATCCTTTTTTGCATATAGAATATCTTTCTATTGTAAGGCCTTTTTTATATAACGGAAAACCCGCTACTTTAATAATGAGCATCCCTATCGCCGCTATAAACGACTCTGTCAATCTTTTTAAACAAGTTTTTTGGCGGATTTTTGTCGTCACAATAGCAGCAATTTTATTTGTGTCAATTTACATGTCAAAAAAGTTTACTCGACCTATACAAATTTTGAAAAATGCTGCTCACCAAATCGCTTCTGGAAATTTAGATGTCAAAATAAATTACAAAGAAGACGATGAATTAGGAGACCTTGCAAAATCTATGAACACAATGGTAAAACAGTTATCTATCACAGACAAGTTCAGAAAAGATTTGATTGCAAATATAAGCCATGATTTAAAAACACCTCTTGGCCTTATACGTGGATATTCTGAAATGCTTTTAGACTACTATGGAGACGATAAAGAAAAAAGAGAAAAATATTTAAATACAGTGATTAAAGAAACAGAGAGAATGTCTAAATTAGTAGACGACGTGTTACAGCTTTCTAAGCTCCAATCAGGAATGGTAGAAATAAAAGAGGAACCTATAGATTTAGAAAAACTTATATTTGAAACTTTAGACATATTTGAAATTCAAATTTTAGAAAAAAATATAGAAGTAAAGCTTAATAATCTTAAACTTAAGGTAATAGCGGATAGGGAAATGATAAAACGGGCAATTATAAATATAATAAGCAATGCTATAGCGAGTATGGAAAATGGCGGAATTCTTACTATAACTGCAGAGCCTCAAGATAAAGAAATTTTAATTAAAGTATCAGATACGGGATGCGGCATACCTCAAAAAGATTTAGAGCACATCTTTGACAGGTATTACAAAGGAAACAAATCAGGCACAGGGCTTGGACTTGCAATAGTAAAAGAAATATTGACATTACACGGCAGTAAATATGGTATAGAAAGTCAAGAAGGAGTAGGAACCACTTTTTATTTCACATTAAAAGCGGGTTAACCCCGCTTTCAATCTTTAAAAAAATAGCAAATCAATGTGTCTCATCACATTCCTGTAAATATCGCTAATTGAATTCCCAGTCTTTTCAGCAATGGCTTTAACATCTTCATACTCAGGATACGCTTTAATAAGTTTTCCATTTAAATAGCCCTTTTTTACTCTTATTCTTCCGTAAGGAGTATCCACAACTAAAAAATCTCTATCAAGTTTGTACCTTAACGCTTCGTAATACCTTATGCCAAAAGTAGAAGTCTCTCTAAATATTATCTCCTTTAATTTATCAGCATTTTCTTTTTCACAAATTACCGTAAGAAGCGTTCCCGGCCTTTGCTTTTTCATAATAATAGGAATCAAAAACACATCCAATGCCCCGTTTTCAAAAAGTTTTTCAAATAGATACTGATAAAACTCTGGATTCATATCATCTATATTAGTCTCTAAAATCATCAATGACTCAGGTTTTTTTTTACCTCTTCCTCTCCCACATATGTCCTCAAAACATTTGGTATCTCTAAATCCTTAGTACCAGCACCATATCCAACAGAATTTATCGTCATGTCAGGTATACCACCAAACTCATTCGCTAAAGTTTTTACAATAGCGGCACCGGTAGGTGTCACAATTTCACCTTTTACATCGCTTTGGTACACAGGTATTCCTTTTAAAAGTTCTGCTGTTGCTGGTGCAGGCACAGGTATAAGACCGTGTTGAGTATCTACAAAGCCTGAACTTACTGGCAAAGGAGAAGAAACAATCTTATCTGGCTTTATCATGTCTATAAGTATCGCCGTACCTATTATATCTACTATAGAATCTACTGCCCCCACTTCATGAAAATGCACTTCTTCGGGAGATTTTCCATGCACTTTTGCCTCTGCTTCTGCTAATTTCTCAAACATCTCAACACTCATTTTCCTGACTTCTTCCTCTAAATCACTCTTATCGATGATTTCTCTCACATCTTTCATATGCCTATGATGGTGATGATGCTCTTCCTCATACAATACCTTAAAAGTCTTAGCACTTATACTATTCTTTTGTGTTTTCCCTATCTCTATATCAAAATTGTCCAAAGCTATTTTCTTTACCTTCTTTTTAAACTCTTCCACATCTACATGAGATAATAATGAAGCAATAGTCATATCTCCAGAAATTCCAGCAAAACAGTCAAAATATAAGACTTTCATTTTGATTCCTCCCCTATCCTATTTATTAAACTTGCAGAATAAGCCGCACCAAAACCGTTATCAATATTTACAACACTTACGCCACTGGCACAGGAATTAAGCATAGTCAAAAGAGCGGACAAACCGTGAAAGTTAGCACCATATCCTACGCTTGTAGGCACTGCAATTATAGGAGAGCTAACCAATCCTCCTAACACAGTAGGAAGTGCTCCTTCCATACCAGCAACTGCAATCAATACACGGCATTGTCTGATTTCATCTAATTTATCTAAAAGCCTGTGTAGTCCTGCAACTCCAACATCATAAAATCTTTTTACAGTGTTTCCCATAAGTTCTGCAGTAATAGCCGCTTCTTCAGCAACAGGCAAATCAGAAGTTCCAGCAGCCACTACTCCAATTATGCCTTTTGTCTTTTTTATTGGCGTATTTCTTATGGAAATTATACGAGCTTCCTCATAATAGACAGCTTTTTCCACTACTTCTTTTACCGCTTCAAAATGTTCTCGCGACGCTCTTGTCCCTAAAACATCACTTCCATTTTTGAACATATTAAAAGCAATTTCTTTAACCTGCTCGGGAGTCTTTCCTTGACAAAAAATTACTTCAGGAAATCCCTTTCTTATCTCTCTGTGATAATCAATTTTAGCAAATCCTAAATCTTCATAAGGAAGTTTCTTTAAAGCTTCTAATGCTTCATCTGTTGATATCTTGCCTTGTTTAAACTCCATTAAAATCTGCAATATTTTCTCATTGTACATTTTTTACCACCTTCACATGAGGCTCATTTAAGCTACCAGTTCTGTATCCTTCTAAATCCATCGTTACATACTTAAAGCCAGCATTTTTAATTCTTTTTACAACTTCTTCCCTTATACCTTCTTCAAAAATTGTCTCCATCTGCTCCTTTGGAAGTTCAATCCTTGCAACATCTCCATGGTATCTCACTCTAAATCCTGAAAAGCCTAAGTCTCTCAAATCCTCTTCTGCCTTTTCTACCATAGAAAGCTTATCATAAGTTATCTCTTCTCCGTAAGGGATCCTTGAAGCAAGACATGCATAAGAAGGCTTACCCCATGTAGGAAGCCCCATCTCTTTGGATAAAATCCTTATCTCTTCTTTTTTTATACCACATTCTAGCAAAGGGCTTAAAATTCCTAATTCTTTTAACGCCCTTCTTCCTGGCCTGAAATCAGACACATCATCTGCATTTGTGCCTTCTAGAATATATTTGAAGCCCTTTTCTTCTGCAATAGCTTTAAACCTTGAAAATAAATTGGATTTACATATATAGCATCTATTTAAAGGATTTTTTCTAAATTCTTCTATTTCAAGAATATCATTAAATTCCACAACCAAGTGGGGAATTCCTATTTTTTTAGCAAGCTCTACAGCTTCTTTTAATTCACTTTTAGGATGCATTGGAGAAGTAGCAGTCACAGCTAATACTCTATTCCCTAAAACGTCGTAACTTACTTTTGCCAAAAAAGTGCTATCTACACCTCCAGAAAAAGCAATTAATGCGTTATCTAATTTTAACAAATATTCTTGCAATTTCCTTAGCTTCTCTTTAATAATTTCTATATTAACACCCCCTATGGTATACCTCATCAATTTTACGTATAACTATTTTATCACAGATAGTAAAATAAACAAAATGTTTGTGTTTTCCCACATCTGAAAGCTGCTCTTCTGTAGAAGCACTTACTTCCTCTTAATTATCTGTGCTCCTTTTATAAAACTCCAACGTATAGATAACAAAGGCTAAAATAGCCAATAACAGTGCTATAATCATCAAAGTAAATCCATAAGGCCACTTAAAAATTGAAAAAATTATCGCAATATAAAAGAAAAGTGTCGCAGCTTTGCCATAGTTATTAGCGGGTATAGCAATTTCTTGCTTTTTATAAAGTATCGCAGCACCTATTATCATTGATAGTTCTTTTACCATTAAAATAGCAATAACAAAAAAATGAATTAAATCTTTTATCCATAAACTGGTCAAAACAGTAAGTATCATCAACTTGTCCGCAAGAGGGTCAAGCAAAGTACCTATTTTTGTCACTTGGTTATAGTGCCTCGCTATATAACCATCCAAAATATCCGTAATACCTGATAATATAAAAATCACTGCAGCATAAGTATTTCCCTCGGGAACATAAAAAAAAGTGTATACAAAAAGAGGTATAAGTAAAAATCTAACAAGTGTAAGAAAATTTGGTATATTCATCTAAACACCTCTACTTGTCAAGTTTGATAAAATTATAATACAAAAAAATCAAAAGTAAAAGGCCCTTATCGGGCCACATTTACAGGAACTTCTATCTCATCTAAAGCTATGCGGAAACTATATCCTTCTTCTTCTTTTTTAAAGTCTTCTATATTGGTAAAACATTTGGCAAAAACATCATTTTTTGTGTGAACTTCAATATCTTTTAAATTGTACTTTAAAGCTGTCCTCCTCACTAAAGAATTAATTATTTCTTGTGCAGTTTCTATTCCTACATTTTCCTTCTTCTCAATATAAATATACATACTGCTCTTTTTTTGTTGCCAATCAATATCGTATAGTACACAGAATCCCAACTTTACGCCATCTTTCGTTTCCAACACAAACATTTTACGGTTTTTGCCAAAAGGTATATTTAAAACATTGTCTTTCCCTCTTGATATTTTAAACAAATCAATTAAAAATTTGACCACATTAATGTCTTGCAACCATAAGGAAAATATTTTTTTATCTTTTTTCTCTAAATCTTTAATTAAAATCTTCCCATTTTCTCCCATCATCAACACCACCTATCTATAAATATATATTCTTTACAAATTTCAAAAATCCTGCTTAAAAACAGAAAATAATTTTCGACAAATAAAAAATACAGTATAAATAAAAAAGAGCAGAAAACCCACTTTTTATTTTTTTCTTTAAATTTGTGTTAAATTTTTTCACTATGAAGGAAAATAAATTTTTTTGGTGAATTATATATAGTGAGGTGATAAAATGCAAGCAGAAATATTAAAAGCTATTCAAACAATTTCAAACCCTTTTTTAGACTATTTTTTTATAGCTGTAACTATGTTGGGAAGTTCAGGATTTTATTTTATTTTTATCCCCCTTTTTTACTGGTGTGTAGATAAAAGATTTGGTCTAAAATTGGGACTCATATTGATAAGCTCTATCTATGTAAACACTGTTTTAAAAGAGATAACAAAAATAGCAAGACCTATAGGATATCCAGGAATAAGGTCTATTTTTACACAATCGGCAGGAGGATATTCTTTCCCAAGTGGCCATGCACAAGGTTCTACAACTGTTTGGGGAACTTTAATGGTACACTATCAAAAAAAATGGCTGTGGTATGTAGGAATCGCCATCGTATTACTCGTATCATTTTCGCGAATGTATTTAGGTGTCCACTGGCCGATAGATATTATTGGCGGAATATTGATAGCTGTTTTAATAATAATTTTAAGTGAACTTATTGATAGCATCGTGAAAGAAAGCAATTTTAACATAAGTTTATCTTTTAAAGTTATTTTGTCAATTTTAATCCCTGCGCTTTTTATATTAATTTTCCCTCACAAGGATATTTATGAATACATGGGTTTAATTTCTGGTACTTTAATAGGTTATTTTATGGACAAAGAAAAATTTGATTTTACTGTCCATGCTCCTCTTCAAAAGCAAATTTTGAAGTTACTAATTGGAATAATTGTATTTTTTGTACTTAAAGAGGGATTAAAATTTGTGTTGCCTTCTGGCAATATTTTTAACGCTATAAGGTATGCAATTTGCGGACTGTGGCTTTCTCTTGGTGCACCTTATGTATTCAATCTTTTTAAATTAAACGATAAAACAATAAAGACATAAAAATAAGACCTCCTTCGGGAGGTCTTATCCAATATTAGCCATACTTTTAGTGTGCTTATCAGCTACTTTGCTAGCCCCATAAGATGCAGGCTTAACTTGTGCTTCAAATCCACATCCTAACACCATGTTAACTACTTCTTTTATAATATCTCTTGTTTTACCATTTTCCCCTACGTCTAAATGAATCTGTATATTTATATCCTTTTTATCAGTCTGATTGATCTTTTCAAAAAGCTGATTCGCTATTTCAATGCTATAAGTAGCCTCCATAAAAATCCTTTGTTTTAAAGACAACACCTTTTTATTACAAAATTTCCTATAATAATACCTGGCACCTTTCCCTTCTCGGTATATGATTACAGCAGTGACAAAGCATACGGATTTACCTGGTTGAGAGTCTGTACCCACCATCAACTTGTAATTAGATTGCCGGTCTCCCTCAACAAATTCCATAATGTCTTGGAACATTTTATCAATATCCATTTTTCCCTTGGTTGGGCTAATGAAATACAATGACCCCATCTCCTTTAACTGCAAATTGCTTAGCGCAATTAAATCTTATTTTAATTTTTATTATACACCATTTTCTTAAAAAGTGTATTAAAATTTTTTTATTTTTTTGTTAAACTATCAATTTTGTAACAAACAGTATCAACTCTGCAGCTGGTATAAATATAAGCTGAGCCAGCAAAGTACCCAAAATTTTCCCCAACACAAGAAGCACTACCATACTGTCCACATCATGTTGGGTCCTTTTACCGCTTAAGGCCTGGTCAGTTATAAGAGCCGCCACAGGGTCCACTACAACGGTAAACAATACAGTCGCAAACCCGTTTACAATACCCGAAAGCTGACTGGCTGTAATTCTATACTCAGGAAGAATGGCTCCAGCGTAAAGTGAAGAGATAATACCTGTGGTGTAAATAGAAGTAATAATAACGTTATATATCAAAAAAGTTTTTGGTACGTTAGCCTTCCACACACCTTTTAGCATAGACAGCCTTGGCAAAACAATTTTTTTCTTTATCTTTTTTAAATTACTCCATCTAAATCCTTTAAGAATAAGCTTAGGGACTGTTCCAGCCCCTTCCATTCCATTTATGGCAACAGTAAAAATCGATACAAAAGTGGGCATCAGGGGTGCTCCTATCAATGCCCCTAATGTAGCTGAAAAAAGTACAATTCTCATATCATTTTGAAGGAGATAGACCTTGTCCATTTTTATCGCCATATCTACAATACTGCCAAGAAAAGGTGCTTGAATCATATTTGATAATCTTGATATCACAGCCATAATATTAAAAAGCGAAAGAGCAACAGCAAGCTTTCGAGTTCTTACACCCGAAGGTCTTATTGAATAAGAAAGTGTGTCAATCAGATTTATGACCATTGTGAAAAAAGCTACTATCATCAGTCTTTTTGCATCTATCATTTGTCCCATCCATTCTTTTCTTTATTTAAAATTCCTCTATAATTATATTGTACAATGCCTTTTTTTTCAACATTTATCTTTTGCCAAGTGCGTGTAAAGAATTAGTAGATAACTTATTTAGCTGACATTTTGCACAGACTTTTGCCAAAGATTGTGGTATAATTTATAGTATCGGAGGGAAAATAAATGTCACAAAAACAGTACAACAAATGGTTAATTCTTTCTGCAGTTGTCATTGGTAGCATAATGGGGCCAATTGACGGAAGTATAGTCAACATAGCAATGCCAGAATTTACAAAGATTTTCCACACAAATATAACAACAGTAAGCTGGGTCTCCATGACATATTTATTAGTTTTAAGTAGTCTAATGATGACTTTTGGAAGACTTGGCGATATGTTGGGTTATAAAAAACTGTATCAATACGGCCTTTTGACTTTTTCAATATCTTCTGCGATCTTGAGTCTTTCTGTAAATATATATATGTTAATAATTATGCGAGCTTTCCAAGCAATAGGAGCTGGCATGCTAATGTCAATGACATCAGCTATTATAACATCCGTGTTTCCTCCAAACGAAAGAGGTAAAGCTCTCGGCATTAACGCTATGTCTATATCTATCGGGCTTGCAATAGGTCCTACATTAGGGGGTTTTCTTTTATCAAATTTGGGTTGGCAGTCTATATTTTATATAAACGTTCCTATCGGTATAATAGGTTACATATGGGCTCATATCGTGGTACCTGACAACAAAGGAGTTCCTGAAAAATTTGATATTTACGGATCTATTTCTTTCTTTGGCTTTCTTGCAAGCCTCTTGCTCTTTATATCAGAAGGTGGAACATGGGGTTGGACATCACTTCCAAGTATAATTTCATTATTGACATCAGTAACATTTTTAACAATCTTTGTAATTATAGAAAATAAAGTAGACTTTCCTATGTTTGACTTCTCTCTTTTAAAAATAAGGTCTTTTACCTTTGGAAACATAAGCACCCTGCTAAACTTTATGTCTCAAAACACAATGACTTTTTTAACTCCTTTCCTCCTTCAGCATCTAGGATTTACTACTGAAAAAGCAGGTATAGTAATGACTTCTTTCCCTCTCGTCATGTTCGTCGTGGCACCCTTAAGCGGTATTTTAGCTGATAGATACGGAGCCCAAATCCTCTCAACTATTGGTGCACTCATTTCTGCAACAGCCCTTTTTCTTATGGTAACTTTAACAGAAAAATCTACTATGTTTTCCATTATGACCCATCTTGCCCTTTTTGGCGTAGGAAATGCCATTTTTCAGACACCAAACAACAGTGCAGTAATGGGAAGTGCGCCAAAAAACAGATTAGGGGTAGCCTCTGCCTTTCTCGCAACAATGAGAAATGTAGGAATGGTAATGGGCATTGCAGTAGGAAGCGCTATATTTACAAACAGGTTAAAAGTCTATCAAGCTCTAAAATTTTCTTCCAACACTACCTTTATGATGGCTATTAAAGAAGCTTATATAGCCGCCGGAATCTTTTCATTAATATGCGCCTTTACTTCTCTTGTGAGAAATGATGTTAAATTAATAAAAGGAAAGGATTGATTTAAATGGAGACCACCCTTGCTATAGTAAAACCCGACGGTGTCAAGAGAGGGCTTATAGGAGAAATATTAAAAAGATATGAAAACAAAGGTTTAAGGCTTAAAGCGGCAAAAGTAATAACTCCAACAATTGAGCTTTTAGAAAAGCACTACGAGGAACACAAAGGCAAGCCTTACTACAAACCTTTAATACAGTACATGTCCTCAGGTCCTGTCTTTGCAATGGTACTAGAAGGAGAAAACGCCGTAAAAATAGTAAGACTTTTAAATGGTGCCACAAAAGTAGAAGAAGCACTTCCTGGGACGATAAGAGGTGATTTTGCCATAAGCACCACTTTTAACATCATACACGGCTCAGATAGTATTGAATCTGCAAAGAGAGAAATAGCACTGTGGTTTCCTGAATTAGCATGAATATTTTTGTGGACAGGGCATAAACTCTAATAGAGAAAACTATTGGAGGTATACCTTATGCCCAAAATAACAGTAGAAAGTAAAAATAACCAGTATGGAATCATCTACGGAAGAATTGATGACTATAACTGGTACGCATTGGTACAAAAAGAAAAAGTAAGTTACGGAATAAATCCTGTTACTTTAGAAAAAGGAGATGGGAAAGTTTCAAGATTGTTTGTTTACAAAAAATTTTCTTCCAAGATTCCCAATGACTTTATAAAATCAGTAGTGGCTGATTACAGACATAAATGGAATTGGTTAGAAAAAGACAAAAAAGAGCTAATAACAAGATTAGTAAATTATTTAGAACTTCGATATTCTCTAAAAGTATTAAAGTCTAAGGCGAAGTGACTTCACTTCGCCTTAGTTAATGGTACTATATAAGCAGTATAAAGATTGTTAAATACAAATTCTATTGAAGAGAAAAATACCACCACCAGCCAATCATAGCCAGTAAGCACTGTTGTCCTAAACACAACACTTAAAGGTGGAACATATATTGTAGCTAAGAAAAGCAAAAATGATGTTAAAACTGCTAACACCAAGTAAGGATTAGTAAAAATCCCTATCTCAAAAATTAAATTTCTTTCTGACCTGCACTCAAAGGCGTGTATCAGCTCTACCATCACTAATGTAGCAAAAGCTACAGTCCTAGCTTTTTCCAATGTCCCATAACTTAATGCAAATACATATGCTCCAAGAGTACTTACTGCCATTAAAAATCCCACTATAATGATTCTTATACCCAACCCTCTTGAAAACACACTTTCTTTAGCGTTTCTTGGTTTCATCATCATTATATCTTTTTCAGGAGGATCCATCCCCAGAGCTAAAGCTGGTAACCCATCAGTAACAAGATTGACCATTAATATTTGAATTGGAGCAAGAGGCAATTTTAAGGCCATTAAAGCTGCAAAAAACATAGTCAAAACTTCTCCAAGATTACAAGAAAGCAAAAATCGTATAAACTTTCGTATATTGTCATAAATTATTCTTCCCTCTTCAACAGCTGCCACAATAGTAGCAAAATTATCATCTAATAAAATCATAGAGGAAGCCTCTTTTGCAACTTCTGTTCCTCCTTTTCCCATAGCAATACCTATATCTGCCTCTTTCAAAGCTGGAGCATCATTTACACCATCCCCTGTCATAGCTACTGTAAAACCTTTGTTTCTAAGGGCTCTGACAATTCTGAGCTTATGTCTTGGGGTTACTCTTGCATAAACACTAATATTTGTACAAGCTTTCTCAAGGTCCTTATCGCCCATGTTATCTAAATC contains:
- a CDS encoding sensor histidine kinase — protein: MKGIRKKLFISYLIIGLIILSMFWLTQVVFINKIYSYYKINQLKNYSEKIVEAINNNDEMLISELIDKSNAQVVAMTQNNIIIAGNNRGYGRGLGIPEVLLHPINTVKVVKYEHPFLHIEYLSIVRPFLYNGKPATLIMSIPIAAINDSVNLFKQVFWRIFVVTIAAILFVSIYMSKKFTRPIQILKNAAHQIASGNLDVKINYKEDDELGDLAKSMNTMVKQLSITDKFRKDLIANISHDLKTPLGLIRGYSEMLLDYYGDDKEKREKYLNTVIKETERMSKLVDDVLQLSKLQSGMVEIKEEPIDLEKLIFETLDIFEIQILEKNIEVKLNNLKLKVIADREMIKRAIINIISNAIASMENGGILTITAEPQDKEILIKVSDTGCGIPQKDLEHIFDRYYKGNKSGTGLGLAIVKEILTLHGSKYGIESQEGVGTTFYFTLKAG
- the larC gene encoding LarC family nickel insertion protein, coding for MILETNIDDMNPEFYQYLFEKLFENGALDVFLIPIIMKKQRPGTLLTVICEKENADKLKEIIFRETSTFGIRYYEALRYKLDRDFLVVDTPYGRIRVKKGYLNGKLIKAYPEYEDVKAIAEKTGNSISDIYRNVMRHIDLLFF
- the larC gene encoding nickel pincer cofactor biosynthesis protein LarC; the encoded protein is MKVLYFDCFAGISGDMTIASLLSHVDVEEFKKKVKKIALDNFDIEIGKTQKNSISAKTFKVLYEEEHHHHHRHMKDVREIIDKSDLEEEVRKMSVEMFEKLAEAEAKVHGKSPEEVHFHEVGAVDSIVDIIGTAILIDMIKPDKIVSSPLPVSSGFVDTQHGLIPVPAPATAELLKGIPVYQSDVKGEIVTPTGAAIVKTLANEFGGIPDMTINSVGYGAGTKDLEIPNVLRTYVGEEEVKKNLSH
- the larB gene encoding nickel pincer cofactor biosynthesis protein LarB translates to MYNEKILQILMEFKQGKISTDEALEALKKLPYEDLGFAKIDYHREIRKGFPEVIFCQGKTPEQVKEIAFNMFKNGSDVLGTRASREHFEAVKEVVEKAVYYEEARIISIRNTPIKKTKGIIGVVAAGTSDLPVAEEAAITAELMGNTVKRFYDVGVAGLHRLLDKLDEIRQCRVLIAVAGMEGALPTVLGGLVSSPIIAVPTSVGYGANFHGLSALLTMLNSCASGVSVVNIDNGFGAAYSASLINRIGEESK
- the larE gene encoding ATP-dependent sacrificial sulfur transferase LarE, which gives rise to MRYTIGGVNIEIIKEKLRKLQEYLLKLDNALIAFSGGVDSTFLAKVSYDVLGNRVLAVTATSPMHPKSELKEAVELAKKIGIPHLVVEFNDILEIEEFRKNPLNRCYICKSNLFSRFKAIAEEKGFKYILEGTNADDVSDFRPGRRALKELGILSPLLECGIKKEEIRILSKEMGLPTWGKPSYACLASRIPYGEEITYDKLSMVEKAEEDLRDLGFSGFRVRYHGDVARIELPKEQMETIFEEGIREEVVKRIKNAGFKYVTMDLEGYRTGSLNEPHVKVVKNVQ
- the pgsA gene encoding CDP-diacylglycerol--glycerol-3-phosphate 3-phosphatidyltransferase, which translates into the protein MNIPNFLTLVRFLLIPLFVYTFFYVPEGNTYAAVIFILSGITDILDGYIARHYNQVTKIGTLLDPLADKLMILTVLTSLWIKDLIHFFVIAILMVKELSMIIGAAILYKKQEIAIPANNYGKAATLFFYIAIIFSIFKWPYGFTLMIIALLLAILAFVIYTLEFYKRSTDN
- a CDS encoding phosphatase PAP2 family protein; this encodes MQAEILKAIQTISNPFLDYFFIAVTMLGSSGFYFIFIPLFYWCVDKRFGLKLGLILISSIYVNTVLKEITKIARPIGYPGIRSIFTQSAGGYSFPSGHAQGSTTVWGTLMVHYQKKWLWYVGIAIVLLVSFSRMYLGVHWPIDIIGGILIAVLIIILSELIDSIVKESNFNISLSFKVILSILIPALFILIFPHKDIYEYMGLISGTLIGYFMDKEKFDFTVHAPLQKQILKLLIGIIVFFVLKEGLKFVLPSGNIFNAIRYAICGLWLSLGAPYVFNLFKLNDKTIKT
- a CDS encoding ribonuclease H-like YkuK family protein, producing MYFISPTKGKMDIDKMFQDIMEFVEGDRQSNYKLMVGTDSQPGKSVCFVTAVIIYREGKGARYYYRKFCNKKVLSLKQRIFMEATYSIEIANQLFEKINQTDKKDINIQIHLDVGENGKTRDIIKEVVNMVLGCGFEAQVKPASYGASKVADKHTKSMANIG
- a CDS encoding lipid II flippase Amj family protein, with product MIDAKRLMIVAFFTMVINLIDTLSYSIRPSGVRTRKLAVALSLFNIMAVISRLSNMIQAPFLGSIVDMAIKMDKVYLLQNDMRIVLFSATLGALIGAPLMPTFVSIFTVAINGMEGAGTVPKLILKGFRWSNLKKIKKKIVLPRLSMLKGVWKANVPKTFLIYNVIITSIYTTGIISSLYAGAILPEYRITASQLSGIVNGFATVLFTVVVDPVAALITDQALSGKRTQHDVDSMVVLLVLGKILGTLLAQLIFIPAAELILFVTKLIV
- a CDS encoding MFS transporter encodes the protein MSQKQYNKWLILSAVVIGSIMGPIDGSIVNIAMPEFTKIFHTNITTVSWVSMTYLLVLSSLMMTFGRLGDMLGYKKLYQYGLLTFSISSAILSLSVNIYMLIIMRAFQAIGAGMLMSMTSAIITSVFPPNERGKALGINAMSISIGLAIGPTLGGFLLSNLGWQSIFYINVPIGIIGYIWAHIVVPDNKGVPEKFDIYGSISFFGFLASLLLFISEGGTWGWTSLPSIISLLTSVTFLTIFVIIENKVDFPMFDFSLLKIRSFTFGNISTLLNFMSQNTMTFLTPFLLQHLGFTTEKAGIVMTSFPLVMFVVAPLSGILADRYGAQILSTIGALISATALFLMVTLTEKSTMFSIMTHLALFGVGNAIFQTPNNSAVMGSAPKNRLGVASAFLATMRNVGMVMGIAVGSAIFTNRLKVYQALKFSSNTTFMMAIKEAYIAAGIFSLICAFTSLVRNDVKLIKGKD
- the ndk gene encoding nucleoside-diphosphate kinase, translating into METTLAIVKPDGVKRGLIGEILKRYENKGLRLKAAKVITPTIELLEKHYEEHKGKPYYKPLIQYMSSGPVFAMVLEGENAVKIVRLLNGATKVEEALPGTIRGDFAISTTFNIIHGSDSIESAKREIALWFPELA